Proteins found in one Brevibacillus brevis genomic segment:
- the rsmG gene encoding 16S rRNA (guanine(527)-N(7))-methyltransferase RsmG has protein sequence MTKEQFAEVLAAQGISLTDRQKEQFDHFFRLLVEWNEKMNLTGITEEGQVYNKHFYDSITPAFYFPFDQVQSVVDIGGGAGFPSIPLKICFPHLKMTIIDSLNKRMSFLQHVAQELGLENVNPVHGRAEDRGQEAIYREKFDLVVARAVARLNLLSEFCLPFAKVGGHFIALKGAEITPELAEAKKAIKTLGGKTRKVETFQLLEEAGERNIVIMEKIEATPKSYPRKAGVPAKKPLV, from the coding sequence ATGACGAAAGAACAGTTTGCCGAGGTACTTGCAGCCCAGGGGATTTCTTTGACGGATCGTCAGAAGGAGCAGTTTGATCATTTTTTCCGCCTACTGGTGGAATGGAATGAGAAGATGAACCTGACCGGGATTACTGAAGAAGGGCAAGTGTACAACAAGCATTTTTATGATTCGATTACGCCGGCTTTTTACTTTCCATTTGACCAGGTGCAATCAGTTGTTGATATCGGTGGGGGCGCAGGCTTTCCGAGCATTCCTTTGAAAATTTGCTTCCCACATCTGAAAATGACAATCATTGATTCCTTGAACAAGCGTATGAGCTTTTTGCAGCATGTAGCGCAGGAACTGGGTCTGGAGAACGTGAATCCTGTACATGGGCGTGCAGAGGATCGTGGGCAAGAAGCGATTTATCGGGAGAAATTTGATCTCGTAGTGGCACGTGCTGTTGCGAGACTTAATTTGTTGTCGGAGTTCTGCCTTCCTTTTGCCAAAGTCGGAGGACACTTCATCGCTCTCAAGGGAGCGGAGATTACTCCAGAGCTTGCTGAAGCGAAGAAAGCAATCAAGACCCTCGGTGGAAAAACGAGAAAGGTCGAGACATTCCAGCTTCTAGAGGAAGCGGGAGAGCGTAATATCGTCATCATGGAAAAAATAGAAGCGACGCCGAAAAGCTATCCGCGCAAGGCAGGCGTTCCTGCGAAAAAGCCGTTAGTGTAG
- a CDS encoding aminotransferase class V-fold PLP-dependent enzyme, which produces MAIIYLDNAASTWPKPPAVKEMMAEVIEDFAANPGRGGHALAMKASKAVFRTRVQVSRLFGIQNPNNLFFYLNATQALNQAIKGFLQAGDHVVSSSVEHNSVRRPIEYMRKNNQVAATFVEPREDHQFYVEDFAKAITPATRLIVVSHASNLTGVILPVAELGKLAKEHGITFLVDASQSAGVLPIDVEAMNIDMLAFPGHKGLYGPQGTGGLYVRSDIDLEPLIHGGTGSQSEAIDQPTTRPDRYESGTLNTVGLAGLQAGVDFVMEKGVDNIRQHEWELVKQTILGLQTIDGVHVYGPGIEIERVGVVAFNIGEVDAAEVSFILDQQYGIATRSGFHCTPLGHQTAGTEQRGAVRASFGIFNSEKDVEALHNAVREIAAAFV; this is translated from the coding sequence ATGGCGATCATCTATTTGGATAACGCAGCTTCTACATGGCCGAAGCCACCGGCAGTCAAAGAAATGATGGCCGAGGTCATCGAGGATTTTGCTGCAAATCCTGGCCGAGGTGGACATGCACTGGCGATGAAAGCGAGTAAAGCTGTGTTTCGGACACGAGTGCAAGTGTCACGGTTGTTTGGGATTCAAAACCCGAATAACCTCTTTTTTTATCTCAATGCCACTCAAGCGCTTAATCAAGCGATAAAAGGATTCTTACAAGCAGGAGATCATGTTGTTTCTTCGTCTGTCGAGCATAATTCGGTAAGACGTCCCATCGAGTACATGCGCAAAAACAACCAAGTAGCAGCTACTTTTGTCGAGCCGAGAGAAGACCATCAATTCTATGTAGAGGATTTTGCCAAGGCAATTACACCCGCAACAAGGTTAATCGTTGTGAGTCATGCCTCCAATCTGACGGGTGTTATCCTGCCTGTAGCAGAACTGGGAAAACTGGCAAAAGAGCACGGAATTACGTTTTTGGTGGATGCTTCTCAGTCTGCTGGTGTTTTGCCTATCGATGTAGAGGCAATGAATATTGATATGCTTGCTTTTCCTGGGCACAAAGGGCTGTATGGTCCACAAGGTACAGGTGGTTTGTACGTGAGGAGTGACATTGATCTCGAACCTTTGATTCATGGGGGGACAGGCAGTCAGTCTGAAGCGATTGATCAACCGACAACACGTCCAGACCGATACGAAAGCGGGACACTCAATACGGTTGGTTTGGCAGGGCTGCAAGCAGGTGTTGATTTTGTCATGGAAAAAGGTGTGGACAACATTCGTCAGCACGAATGGGAATTGGTGAAGCAAACGATCCTTGGATTGCAGACAATCGACGGTGTACATGTCTACGGACCGGGGATTGAGATCGAACGTGTAGGCGTGGTTGCTTTTAATATCGGAGAGGTGGATGCAGCAGAGGTGTCGTTTATCCTGGATCAACAATACGGGATTGCGACGAGATCAGGTTTTCATTGCACGCCACTGGGTCACCAGACTGCCGGTACCGAGCAACGTGGAGCGGTTCGAGCCAGCTTTGGAATTTTTAACTCAGAGAAAGATGTAGAAGCGCTTCATAACGCTGTTCGGGAAATAGCAGCAGCGTTTGTGTAA
- the noc gene encoding nucleoid occlusion protein — MAVKDSFSRIFGLTDKTENEEIKQIPVEEIVPNPYQPRTVFDDEKIDELCQTIRTHGLIQPIVVRVRDGRYELIAGERRLRATRKLGMERIPAIVKEFNDSQTASIALIENLQREGLTAIEEAVAYQKLIDLHNLTQESLAQRLGKGQSTIANKLRLLHLPQEIQDALLSRQVTERHARALIPLKDPELQNKVLLEILEREWNVKQTEVRVKQLLELAENPKSEKDAKPRWKAFSRDTRIAINTVRQSIDMVIQTGLPVETAEEDHDEFYQFTIRIPKNKETGK, encoded by the coding sequence ATGGCAGTTAAAGATTCATTTTCTCGGATTTTTGGCTTGACTGACAAGACAGAGAACGAAGAAATCAAACAAATACCAGTTGAGGAGATCGTACCGAATCCATATCAGCCTCGAACTGTATTTGATGACGAGAAAATTGATGAGTTGTGTCAAACGATACGAACTCATGGGCTCATTCAACCGATTGTCGTGCGGGTTCGCGATGGTCGTTATGAATTGATTGCCGGGGAACGACGTTTGCGCGCAACTAGAAAATTGGGCATGGAGAGGATTCCTGCGATTGTCAAAGAGTTTAATGACTCGCAAACAGCCTCTATCGCATTAATTGAGAATTTGCAACGAGAAGGTTTGACAGCCATTGAAGAGGCAGTCGCATATCAAAAGCTGATTGATTTGCACAATTTGACGCAAGAGAGTCTTGCTCAGCGTTTGGGCAAAGGACAATCGACAATCGCAAACAAACTGCGCTTGCTCCATTTACCGCAAGAAATTCAAGATGCCTTGTTGTCCAGACAAGTTACAGAGCGTCATGCAAGGGCTCTGATACCGTTAAAAGATCCAGAATTACAAAATAAAGTCCTGCTGGAGATTTTGGAGCGGGAATGGAATGTGAAACAGACGGAAGTACGTGTGAAGCAGCTGCTAGAATTGGCTGAGAACCCAAAATCGGAAAAAGATGCGAAGCCTCGCTGGAAAGCATTCTCAAGGGATACGCGAATTGCGATTAATACCGTTCGGCAATCGATCGATATGGTGATCCAGACGGGCCTGCCTGTAGAGACAGCGGAAGAAGACCATGATGAATTCTATCAATTCACCATTCGTATTCCGAAAAACAAGGAAACAGGGAAATAA
- the mnmE gene encoding tRNA uridine-5-carboxymethylaminomethyl(34) synthesis GTPase MnmE yields MKFDTIAAVATPMGEGGIAVIRVSGTEAIEVVDKIYKGKQRLSTVDSHTIHYGHLYEPNTGERVEEVLVSVMKAPRTFTREDVVEVNCHGGIVSVEKVLELILDNGARLAEPGEFTKRAFLNGRVDLSQAEAVIDLIRAKTDRAMKVALNQVEGKLSRLIRQLRQNLIEAMAHIEVTLDYPEHDVEEFTQNFLRGKCLEVKGEIQRLLQTAQQGKILREGLSTAIIGRPNVGKSSLLNSLVQEEKAIVTDVAGTTRDVIEEYVNVRGVPLRLIDTAGIRDTEDIVEKIGVEKSRQLLQKADLVLLVINYNEPLSADDYAIFEAAKGFHVIVIVNKFDLPQKVDLEEIKRHFPQQPLIMTSAREETGIDLLEQAIGEIFFSGRVQQDDLTYVSNARHIQLLRQAERAIDEALGGIDDLMPVDMIQIDIKKSWELLGEVIGESVGEDLIDQIFSQFCLGK; encoded by the coding sequence ATGAAATTCGATACAATAGCGGCGGTCGCAACACCGATGGGTGAAGGCGGTATTGCCGTGATCCGGGTAAGCGGTACGGAAGCGATCGAAGTTGTGGATAAGATATATAAAGGAAAGCAGCGGTTGTCCACTGTGGACAGCCATACGATCCATTATGGGCACTTGTATGAGCCAAACACAGGTGAACGAGTGGAAGAGGTACTGGTTTCCGTAATGAAGGCTCCCCGTACATTTACGAGGGAGGATGTAGTGGAGGTCAACTGTCACGGAGGAATTGTTTCCGTTGAAAAGGTTCTGGAGTTAATCTTGGATAATGGGGCAAGATTGGCGGAGCCTGGTGAGTTCACGAAGCGTGCGTTCTTAAATGGACGTGTCGATTTGTCTCAGGCTGAGGCCGTCATTGATTTGATCCGGGCGAAGACAGACAGAGCGATGAAGGTCGCATTGAATCAAGTCGAAGGGAAGCTGTCAAGGCTCATTCGGCAGCTCCGTCAAAACTTGATTGAAGCTATGGCCCATATAGAAGTAACATTGGACTATCCAGAGCATGATGTCGAGGAGTTTACACAAAATTTCTTGCGAGGAAAGTGCCTGGAGGTTAAAGGTGAAATCCAGCGACTGTTGCAGACCGCACAGCAAGGAAAAATTTTGCGTGAGGGCTTGTCGACCGCGATTATTGGACGTCCGAATGTAGGGAAATCCTCTCTATTAAATAGTCTGGTCCAAGAGGAAAAGGCGATTGTGACTGACGTTGCGGGAACGACACGCGATGTCATCGAAGAGTATGTCAATGTGCGCGGGGTTCCTTTGCGACTCATCGATACCGCAGGAATTCGCGATACAGAGGACATCGTGGAGAAAATCGGAGTAGAGAAGTCCAGACAGCTACTGCAAAAGGCTGACCTTGTGTTGCTCGTGATCAACTACAACGAGCCTCTCTCTGCTGATGATTACGCGATTTTTGAAGCGGCTAAAGGGTTCCATGTGATTGTGATTGTTAATAAATTCGATCTGCCACAAAAAGTGGATTTGGAAGAGATCAAGCGTCATTTCCCTCAGCAGCCGTTGATTATGACGTCTGCGCGTGAGGAAACGGGGATCGATCTTCTGGAGCAGGCGATTGGGGAGATTTTCTTCAGTGGTCGTGTGCAGCAGGATGACTTGACCTATGTGAGCAACGCTAGACATATTCAACTGCTTCGTCAGGCAGAACGAGCCATAGATGAAGCGCTGGGTGGAATCGATGATTTGATGCCAGTAGACATGATTCAGATCGACATTAAAAAGTCGTGGGAGCTACTTGGTGAAGTCATTGGAGAAAGCGTCGGCGAGGATTTGATTGACCAGATTTTCTCCCAGTTCTGTCTGGGTAAGTGA
- a CDS encoding ParB/RepB/Spo0J family partition protein: MSRGLGKGLNALITSNLIEEGEQVKEVSINEIRPNPYQPRKEFEQSAIEELAQSIKEHGIIQPLIVRKSIKGYELVAGERRLRAAKVAGLKEVPVVVKAYTDQQLMEIALIENLQRENLNPLEEAEAYDKLISHHDYTQEQLAQKIGKSRPHVANMLRLLQLPEKIRKMVSAAELSMGHSRALLGVTDKKVQQQLANDVVEKGLSVRQLEELVKQLNVSRETKKKKPAKNEPVLIEMEERLRSRFGTSVKIKKGTKRGKIEIDFYSQEDLERIIEMLNIEK, from the coding sequence ATGAGTAGAGGATTGGGAAAAGGGCTGAATGCACTTATTACTTCCAATCTCATCGAAGAAGGGGAACAGGTAAAAGAGGTTTCCATCAATGAGATTCGTCCTAACCCTTATCAGCCCCGGAAAGAATTCGAGCAATCAGCTATCGAGGAACTGGCACAGTCGATCAAAGAGCATGGAATCATCCAACCGCTGATTGTTCGGAAAAGTATCAAAGGTTACGAGCTAGTAGCTGGGGAAAGACGACTGCGTGCTGCAAAGGTAGCGGGGTTAAAAGAGGTTCCGGTAGTAGTAAAGGCGTACACAGATCAGCAATTAATGGAGATTGCCCTGATTGAGAACTTGCAGCGGGAAAATCTGAATCCACTCGAAGAGGCAGAAGCTTATGACAAGCTGATTTCCCACCATGATTATACACAAGAACAGCTTGCGCAAAAGATTGGGAAGAGTCGACCGCATGTAGCCAACATGCTTCGTTTGCTGCAACTGCCGGAGAAGATCCGAAAAATGGTTTCGGCAGCCGAACTATCCATGGGACATTCGCGCGCTTTGCTTGGGGTAACGGATAAGAAAGTACAACAACAGCTTGCAAATGACGTGGTGGAAAAAGGATTGAGTGTTCGTCAGCTGGAAGAGCTTGTGAAGCAGCTCAATGTTTCACGTGAAACAAAAAAGAAAAAGCCAGCGAAAAACGAGCCAGTATTGATCGAGATGGAGGAACGACTACGCAGTCGTTTTGGAACATCGGTCAAGATTAAAAAAGGAACAAAGCGCGGCAAGATCGAAATCGACTTCTATTCACAGGAAGACTTGGAGCGAATCATCGAAATGCTGAATATAGAGAAGTAA
- the mnmG gene encoding tRNA uridine-5-carboxymethylaminomethyl(34) synthesis enzyme MnmG, whose amino-acid sequence MNVVPAYEAGSFDVIVIGAGHAGAEAALAAARMGCSTLLLTINLDAVAYMPCNPSVGGPAKGHVVRELDALGGEMGRNTDKTHIQMRMLNTGKGPAVHALRAQADKFAYQHEMKKTIENTPNLILRQAMVEELIVNDGVCEGVITQTGARYMAKSVVLTTGTYLRGKIILGDLQYESGPNNMRPSIRLAHHLKELGFEMTRFKTGTPPRVHSSSVDFSKMEIQPGDPVPRAFSYETTEFIMDQLPCWLTYTNEETHGLINSNLHRAPMYSGMIEGTGPRYCPSIEDKVVRFNDKPRHQIFLEPEGRNTEEMYVQGLSTSLPEDVQLSMLRSMAGMEEVKMMRPGYAIEYDSIVPTQLWPSLEAKILPGLFTAGQINGTSGYEEAAGQGLMAGINAARRVQGKPPVILGREEAYIGVLIDDLVTKGTHEPYRLLTSRAEYRLLLRHDNADLRLTDIGHEIGLISDERYQRFNQKRALIEQEKERVANTRVRPEMAHVQEVLRNAGSPELTDVIELAQLLRRPEINYSHIAQMVPAPEALPEDVTEQVEIQIKYDGYIKKSLQQVERMKKMEERRIPTDIDYHQISGLSKESRDNMTKIRPLNIGQAARIAGVTPADISVLMVYLEYKRVGVAE is encoded by the coding sequence ATGAACGTTGTACCTGCATATGAAGCGGGCTCTTTTGACGTCATTGTCATTGGTGCGGGTCATGCCGGTGCGGAAGCGGCATTGGCGGCTGCACGTATGGGCTGTAGTACATTGCTGTTGACGATCAACCTGGACGCTGTGGCGTACATGCCATGTAATCCTTCCGTAGGTGGTCCGGCAAAAGGCCACGTCGTACGCGAATTGGACGCGCTTGGTGGAGAAATGGGACGCAATACCGACAAAACCCATATCCAAATGCGGATGCTGAATACAGGGAAAGGACCTGCAGTGCATGCCTTGCGCGCGCAAGCAGACAAATTTGCGTATCAGCATGAAATGAAGAAAACGATTGAAAATACTCCGAATCTGATCCTGCGTCAAGCGATGGTGGAAGAGCTGATCGTAAACGATGGAGTTTGTGAAGGGGTTATCACACAAACTGGAGCGCGATACATGGCCAAATCCGTTGTATTGACGACCGGAACCTATTTGCGCGGAAAGATCATCCTCGGGGATCTTCAATACGAAAGTGGACCGAACAACATGCGTCCGTCCATTCGTCTGGCACATCATTTGAAGGAACTCGGTTTTGAAATGACACGTTTCAAGACGGGGACGCCACCGCGTGTTCATAGCAGCAGTGTGGATTTCTCCAAAATGGAGATTCAGCCTGGTGATCCGGTACCGCGCGCCTTTTCTTATGAAACAACGGAATTTATTATGGATCAGCTGCCTTGCTGGCTGACATATACAAATGAAGAAACGCATGGACTCATTAATAGCAATCTGCATCGTGCCCCTATGTATTCGGGAATGATTGAAGGAACGGGCCCGCGTTATTGCCCTTCGATTGAAGATAAGGTAGTTCGTTTTAATGATAAGCCGCGTCACCAAATTTTCTTGGAGCCAGAAGGACGCAATACCGAAGAAATGTATGTACAAGGCTTGTCGACCAGCTTGCCGGAGGATGTTCAGCTGTCTATGCTGCGCTCCATGGCTGGAATGGAAGAAGTCAAAATGATGCGTCCTGGCTATGCGATTGAGTATGATTCAATCGTGCCGACGCAGCTCTGGCCTTCTTTGGAAGCCAAAATCTTGCCTGGCTTGTTCACAGCAGGACAAATCAATGGTACCTCTGGTTATGAAGAAGCAGCGGGGCAAGGTCTCATGGCAGGGATTAACGCAGCACGCCGCGTTCAAGGAAAACCACCCGTCATTTTGGGACGAGAAGAGGCGTACATCGGTGTTTTGATTGACGACCTGGTTACGAAAGGAACGCATGAACCTTATCGTTTGCTTACTTCTCGTGCCGAATATCGCTTGCTGCTTCGTCATGACAATGCGGACTTGCGCCTGACGGATATCGGCCATGAAATTGGTCTGATTAGCGATGAGCGCTACCAGCGATTTAACCAAAAACGCGCGCTGATTGAGCAAGAAAAAGAACGTGTGGCAAACACGCGTGTACGTCCTGAAATGGCACATGTTCAAGAGGTTTTGCGCAACGCAGGCTCCCCTGAACTGACAGATGTCATCGAGCTTGCTCAATTGCTGCGTCGTCCGGAAATCAACTACAGCCACATTGCTCAAATGGTCCCTGCACCCGAAGCACTGCCAGAGGATGTAACGGAACAGGTTGAAATCCAGATTAAATACGATGGCTACATCAAAAAGTCATTGCAACAAGTAGAGCGGATGAAAAAAATGGAGGAGCGCCGCATCCCAACAGATATTGACTACCACCAAATCTCCGGTTTGTCCAAGGAATCCCGTGACAATATGACCAAAATTCGTCCGTTGAACATCGGGCAGGCGGCTCGTATCGCAGGGGTTACTCCAGCAGACATTTCCGTGTTGATGGTATATCTGGAGTACAAACGCGTGGGAGTAGCCGAGTAA
- a CDS encoding ParA family protein produces the protein MGKIIAVANQKGGVGKTTTSVNLSACLAALGKKVLLVDIDPQGNATSGIGVNKADVKYCIYDVLINDINPVDATLPTEIDGLMIIPATIQLAGAEIELVPTISREVRLKKALEVVKDKYDYVIIDCPPSLGILTVNSLTASDSVLIPIQCEYYALEGLSQLLNTIRLVQKHLNSQLAIEGVVLTMLDARTNLGLQVIEEVKKYFQDKVYKTIIPRNVRLSEAPSHGQAIITYDPRSRGAEVYTDLAKEVVGV, from the coding sequence TTGGGAAAAATCATTGCGGTTGCGAACCAGAAAGGCGGCGTCGGGAAAACGACTACGTCCGTCAATCTAAGTGCTTGTTTGGCCGCATTGGGGAAAAAGGTGCTGCTGGTTGATATTGATCCGCAAGGAAATGCCACCAGTGGGATCGGGGTAAATAAGGCAGATGTAAAGTACTGCATTTATGATGTCCTGATCAATGATATCAACCCCGTCGATGCGACTTTGCCGACTGAAATTGACGGATTAATGATCATCCCTGCCACCATTCAATTGGCAGGGGCGGAAATCGAGCTGGTTCCTACGATTTCTCGTGAGGTTCGTCTGAAAAAGGCACTGGAAGTAGTCAAGGACAAGTACGATTACGTCATTATCGATTGCCCGCCATCCTTGGGGATTTTGACCGTTAATTCTTTGACAGCATCTGATTCGGTCTTAATTCCAATCCAATGTGAATACTATGCGCTTGAGGGCTTAAGCCAACTGTTGAACACCATTCGTTTGGTCCAAAAACATTTGAATTCACAGCTTGCTATCGAAGGTGTTGTGCTGACGATGCTCGATGCACGTACGAATCTCGGTCTGCAAGTGATTGAAGAAGTGAAAAAGTATTTTCAGGACAAAGTATACAAGACAATTATTCCTCGAAATGTACGCTTGAGTGAAGCACCGTCACACGGACAAGCCATCATTACGTACGATCCACGCTCACGAGGAGCGGAAGTCTATACTGATTTGGCGAAGGAAGTGGTAGGGGTATGA
- a CDS encoding MgtC/SapB family protein, translating to MGAREIQKDVSRQRGAGFPTYSLVCFGSCLFGLASIYGFSSSGVNHDPGRIAAQVVTGMGFLGAGANGRVKGLTTAAGMWVASVICLMFSTEMIVLRSLPRFYRT from the coding sequence ATGGGAGCGAGAGAGATTCAAAAAGATGTGAGTAGGCAAAGAGGTGCTGGTTTTCCAACGTATAGTCTCGTATGCTTTGGTTCGTGTCTTTTTGGGCTAGCTTCCATTTATGGTTTTTCTTCGAGTGGCGTAAATCATGATCCGGGGAGGATAGCTGCACAAGTCGTCACAGGCATGGGATTTTTGGGAGCTGGAGCCAATGGTAGAGTGAAAGGCTTGACGACGGCAGCAGGGATGTGGGTTGCATCAGTCATTTGTCTAATGTTCAGTACAGAGATGATAGTGCTGCGATCGTTGCCGCGATTTTATCGTACCTGA